TAAATCGGTAATTACATTTCTGGGATTAACGGCAAATCCAATTGCTGCCTGTCCTGTCATAACATATCCTTCAAATAATTCAACCTTCATCCCATTATCACCTACCATCAACTGGAATAATACATCGGGAGCGACAAGTTATAAGGTTTCTATAGGAACAACTCCGGGAGGAACTGATGTGGTGAATCAACAATCTGTAGCGACCAATAGCTTTACTCCAGCTGCACCTTTAAGTGCTAATACCAATTATTATCTACGGGTAGTTTCAGTATCAGCGGCCGGTGAATCTTCAGGATGTACAGAAATTACATTTAAGACTTCTCCGCCAGCTCCATCGAATGACGATTGTGCGGGAGCGATTACTTTAACAGTAAATCCGGATCTTAATTGTGGTGCTGTAACCGCAGGATATACTTTGGGAGCAACAGATTCAGGCTTAATTCCTGATCCATGTTATGGCGATCCTGATGATGATGTATGGTTTAAATTTGTTGCTACTGCTACAACGCATAAAATATCACTCCTGAATGTGGTTTCTGTAGGAACTACCAATGATGATGATACCTATTTCCAGGTGTTTAGCGGTGCCTGTGGTACATTGTCGAGCATTCTATGTTCCGATGATACATCATCAGTTTTAACCGGACTTACTGTTGGAGATACCTATTATGTGAGGGTTTACAGTTATTTCGATACAGGATCCAATCAAAGTTTTGATATCTGCGTAGGTACAATGCCACCGCCACCAGCCAATGATGATTGTTCCGGAGCGTTGACGGCGTCAGCCTTCCCTTATACTTATGTACAATCTGACGGAGGTGGTGCAACAAATAATGGCGGATTTGTAACTGTATGTTCCGATAGTATGAATGATGGTACCTGGTTTACATTTACCGGTGATGGTGCAACATTTGATATTACTGTTACAATGCCTGCAGGTAGTGATTTTGATCCTCAGATCGGTGTTTACAGTGGAACATGTGGAAGCCTTGCATGTGTTGATACAGTAGATAATAATGGCTCCGGAGGAACAGAAACTCTATCAATACCTACTCAGCCTGGTACTACATATTATGTAAATGTGGGTAATTATAGTGGATTCACGGATAACATGGAAGGAACTTTCACGATTAATATAGCAAAAAATAATCTTGGAACCTCTGAAGTAGCAGGAAATAAGAAAGGAATCAGTGTTTATCCGAATCCTTTCTCAGATATTTTGAATATTTCTGACATTGCTAATGTAAAATCCGTTACGGTTACTGATATTTCCGGAAGATGGATAAAAACAATTGATAATCCTGGTCCGGTTATTCATCTGGCTGATATTCAATCAGGTCTATATCTGGTCACATTAACAATGAAAGACGGATCTAAACAAACGATCAAAGCAATTAAAAAATAGAATCCGATTTTATCCATAAATATTGATGACAGCTAAATTTTAGCTGTCATTTTTCTTCGATGCTTGCTGTATTATTGGTAAATTAGTAGTCTAATACCAAACATTATATTTATGAAAAAAATTTTACTTTCATGCTTATTGTTTTTAGGCATGGTGTTGAATGCTCAAATCAATTTGGGCTCAGGGAGTACTGATGTAGGACCAGCTCCGATCAGTACATACTATGGATATTCCTATGTGCAGCAGATTTTCTCAAAACAGGAAATTAATGCTGACGCGGCAGGGAATATAACAGGGCTTACATTTTATAGTAATCCGTCGATGTCAATGGTTAACTCTTCAGATTGGGTGGTCTATTTAGGGCTTACCACAAAATCCAGTTTCGACACCGAATCCGATTGGATCCCTGTTTCCGGACTGACTCAGGTGTATGCCGGAATAGTTACTAATGTAAATGGAGTTATCAACATCACTTTTGCGACACCTTTTCATTATAATAATACAGATAACCTTGTGGTCGCTGTTGATGAAAATTCAGCCGATTATGATGATAATGGGGACGAGATCATGCATGTGTATCCTTCAGCACCTAATTCTACTCTTTATTTCAGAAATGATGGGACCAATCCGAATCCTGTTTATCCTCCTGTAGGACATCAGGCTTCCTTTAAATCGGCCATTACAATCAACGGATTAACACCAAAACCTGTTCCTGTTTGTCCGTCAGTAACTTATCCGACAAATAACGCCGTGTTTATTCCATTGTTACCTACCATTCTCTGGAGCCCGGTTGCAGGAGCTACAGGATATAAAGTTTCCATAGGTACAACTCCTGGTGGAACACAAATCATCAATCAACAATCTGTAAGTGCCGCTAGTTTTGCTGTTCCTACCTTATTAAGTGTAA
The sequence above is drawn from the Chryseobacterium daecheongense genome and encodes:
- a CDS encoding T9SS type A sorting domain-containing protein yields the protein MAKFLLSCFLIVSMALNAQIDLGAGSTDVGTAPISSYYGYSYVQQIYPKQEINANAAGNITGLKFYLDPSMSLANSSDWVVYLGHTSKSGFTSDTDWIPVSQLTQVYAGTITNANGVVEVTFTTPFPYNNTDNLVVAAEENSPGYDNNDEAMYVYSGAANSTLFYKNDSNNPDPASPPAGDLADYKSVITFLGLTANPIAACPVITYPSNNSTFIPLSPTINWNNTSGATSYKVSIGTTPGGTDVVNQQSVATNSFTPAAPLSANTNYYLRVVSVSAAGESSGCTEITFKTSPPAPSNDDCAGAITLTVNPDLNCGAVTAGYTLGATDSGLIPDPCYGDPDDDVWFKFVATATTHKISLLNVVSVGTTNDDDTYFQVFSGACGTLSSILCSDDTSSVLTGLTVGDTYYVRVYSYFDTGSNQSFDICVGTMPPPPANDDCSGALTASAFPYTYVQSDGGGATNNGGFVTVCSDSMNDGTWFTFTGDGATFDITVTMPAGSDFDPQIGVYSGTCGSLACVDTVDNNGSGGTETLSIPTQPGTTYYVNVGNYSGFTDNMEGTFTINIAKNNLGTSEVAGNKKGISVYPNPFSDILNISDIANVKSVTVTDISGRWIKTIDNPGPVIHLADIQSGLYLVTLTMKDGSKQTIKAIKK